The Sphingomonas sanxanigenens DSM 19645 = NX02 genome includes a region encoding these proteins:
- a CDS encoding cobyric acid synthase: MAGAIMLQGTGSDVGKSVLVAGLCRVLANRGLTVRPFKPQNMSNNAAVTADGGEIGRAQALQAIACRVPAHTDMNPVLLKPQADRTAQLVVHGQVRGTLGSGSFRTARAPLLDAVLASYRRLRTEADIVVVEGAGSPAEINLRAGDIANMGFARAAGVPVLLVGDIDRGGVIAAIVGTRTVIDPEDAAMIRGFIINKFRGDPALFEDGYRQIEQLAGWRGFGVVPWLHQTARLPSEDAVVLERPAADGAARLLVACPVLPRIANFDDLDPLKLEPAIGVTMVPPGRPIPAEAALIILPGSKATIADLAALRAEGWDIDILAHHRRGGAILGLCGGYQMLGRRIADPDGIEGAAGAVDGLGLLDIETMLSPQKALRQVSGTALGARFDGYEMHMGETGGADTARPLVRFDDGRQDGAVSADGRVLGTYVHGLLADPRQRGALLARIGAPGGGRDYHAAVDAALDGIAAALEAHLDIDAIIALATETLPSPGDCN, encoded by the coding sequence ATGGCGGGTGCGATCATGCTGCAGGGCACCGGCTCGGACGTCGGCAAGTCGGTGCTGGTCGCGGGGCTGTGCCGTGTGCTCGCCAATCGCGGGCTGACCGTCAGGCCGTTCAAGCCGCAGAACATGTCCAACAACGCCGCGGTCACCGCGGATGGCGGCGAGATCGGCCGCGCGCAGGCGCTGCAGGCCATCGCGTGCCGGGTGCCCGCGCATACCGACATGAACCCGGTGCTGCTCAAGCCGCAGGCGGACCGCACCGCACAACTCGTCGTCCATGGACAGGTGCGCGGCACCTTGGGTTCGGGCAGCTTCCGCACCGCGCGCGCGCCGCTGCTCGATGCGGTGCTGGCCAGCTATCGGCGGTTGCGCACCGAGGCGGACATCGTCGTCGTCGAGGGGGCCGGCTCGCCCGCGGAGATCAACCTGCGCGCGGGCGACATCGCCAATATGGGGTTCGCGCGCGCCGCGGGCGTGCCGGTGCTGCTGGTCGGCGACATCGATCGCGGCGGCGTGATCGCGGCGATCGTCGGCACGCGCACGGTGATCGATCCCGAGGATGCGGCGATGATCCGCGGCTTCATCATCAACAAGTTTCGCGGCGATCCGGCGCTGTTCGAGGATGGCTATCGCCAGATCGAGCAACTGGCCGGCTGGCGCGGCTTCGGCGTCGTCCCGTGGCTGCACCAGACCGCGCGCCTGCCGAGCGAGGATGCGGTGGTGCTGGAGCGGCCGGCGGCGGACGGGGCGGCGCGGCTGCTGGTCGCCTGCCCGGTCCTGCCGCGCATCGCCAATTTCGACGACCTCGATCCGCTGAAGCTGGAACCCGCGATCGGCGTGACGATGGTGCCGCCGGGGCGGCCGATCCCGGCGGAGGCGGCGCTGATCATCTTGCCCGGTTCGAAGGCGACGATCGCCGACCTCGCCGCGCTGCGTGCCGAGGGCTGGGACATCGACATCCTTGCGCATCACCGGCGGGGCGGGGCGATCCTCGGGCTGTGCGGTGGTTATCAGATGCTCGGGCGCCGCATCGCCGATCCCGACGGGATCGAGGGCGCCGCGGGCGCAGTCGACGGGCTCGGCCTGCTCGATATCGAGACGATGCTGAGCCCGCAGAAGGCACTGCGCCAGGTGAGCGGCACCGCGCTCGGCGCGCGCTTCGACGGCTATGAAATGCATATGGGCGAAACTGGCGGCGCCGACACCGCGCGCCCGCTCGTCCGCTTCGACGACGGGCGCCAGGATGGCGCGGTCAGCGCCGACGGCCGCGTGCTCGGCACCTATGTCCACGGCCTTCTCGCCGATCCGCGCCAGCGCGGGGCACTGCTCGCCCGCATCGGCGCGCCAGGCGGCGGGCGGGATTACCATGCGGCGGTGGATGCCGCGCTCGACGGGATCGCGGCGGCGCTCGAAGCGCATCTCGATATCGATGCGATAATCGCGCTCGCTACCGAGACATTGCCGTCACCGGGCGATTGCAACTGA
- the cbiB gene encoding adenosylcobinamide-phosphate synthase CbiB, which translates to MPWRATGSTRRWRVAEPFALAALAIEAGFGWPQALYDRIGHPVGGFARLINGCEARWNRGAPTRRRRMGILTIILLAVLAGGAGWALEAAAERIAGRWAWVLIGLLAAPGLAQRSLHDHVRAVAEPLAAGDLPAARAAVARIVGRDTEALDEAGIGRAAIESLAESFCDGVAAPLFWLLLLGLPGIWAYKAINTADSLIGHREERWRDFGWAAARLDDVANLVPARFAGLLVCLAGGRVLGPRAGFASMRRDAHRHASPNAGWPEAAMAGVLGLRLGGPVAYDGVWHDKPWIGDGRAAADAADVARALDVYRHACLCLWLVAGLVAWRG; encoded by the coding sequence ATGCCATGGCGCGCGACCGGCTCGACCAGGCGCTGGCGCGTGGCTGAGCCCTTCGCGCTTGCCGCGCTGGCGATCGAGGCGGGCTTCGGCTGGCCGCAGGCGCTCTATGACCGCATCGGCCATCCGGTCGGCGGCTTCGCGCGGCTGATCAATGGGTGCGAGGCGCGATGGAACCGCGGTGCCCCGACACGGCGGCGGCGGATGGGGATTCTGACCATCATCCTGCTGGCGGTGCTCGCGGGCGGGGCAGGGTGGGCGCTGGAGGCGGCGGCGGAGCGCATCGCCGGGCGCTGGGCCTGGGTTCTGATCGGGCTGCTCGCCGCCCCCGGCCTTGCGCAGCGCAGCCTGCACGATCATGTCCGCGCCGTCGCCGAGCCGCTGGCCGCGGGCGACCTGCCGGCGGCGCGCGCGGCGGTCGCGCGCATCGTCGGCCGCGACACCGAGGCGCTCGATGAAGCCGGCATCGGCCGCGCGGCGATCGAAAGCCTCGCCGAGAGCTTCTGCGACGGCGTCGCGGCGCCGCTGTTCTGGCTGCTGCTGCTCGGACTGCCCGGCATCTGGGCCTATAAGGCGATCAACACCGCGGACAGCCTGATCGGCCATCGCGAGGAACGCTGGCGCGATTTCGGCTGGGCGGCGGCGCGGCTCGACGATGTCGCCAATCTCGTGCCCGCGCGGTTCGCGGGGCTGCTGGTCTGCCTTGCCGGGGGGCGCGTGCTGGGGCCCCGCGCGGGCTTCGCGTCGATGCGGCGCGACGCGCACCGGCACGCCTCGCCCAACGCCGGCTGGCCCGAAGCGGCGATGGCCGGCGTGCTCGGGCTGCGGCTGGGCGGACCCGTCGCCTATGACGGCGTGTGGCACGACAAGCCCTGGATCGGCGACGGCCGCGCCGCGGCGGATGCCGCCGATGTCGCGCGTGCGCTCGACGTCTATCGTCATGCCTGCCTGTGCCTGTGGCTGGTCGCCGGCCTCGTCGCGTGGCGCGGCTGA
- the cobD gene encoding threonine-phosphate decarboxylase CobD, whose translation MVHGGRLDAAIRAYGGAPEAWLDLSTGINPNPWPGAGSIAVDWRALPSDEALAALERAAAAHFGASPDHVCALPGSEIGIRMLARLGLGADAAHVAPAYRSHEAAFEGAAPIAVDAVAAARSAGRMVLLANPNNPDGRLLPRAALCDAADAGAGWLIVDEAFADLHPDESVAADVADHRRLLVLRSFGKFFGLAGLRLGFAVAPRPIVAALRALLGAWPVSTAAIAIGVAAYRDRAWIESMRERLRADAAALDAMLARHGLVATGASPLFRLVAHDDAAMLFDRLAQHHILCRPFDYAPRWLRFGLPGDAMARDRLDQALARG comes from the coding sequence ATGGTGCATGGCGGCAGGCTGGATGCCGCCATACGCGCCTATGGCGGCGCGCCCGAGGCGTGGCTCGATCTCTCGACCGGCATCAACCCGAACCCATGGCCCGGCGCCGGGTCGATCGCGGTCGACTGGCGCGCCTTGCCGTCCGACGAGGCGCTGGCCGCGCTCGAACGCGCGGCGGCCGCGCATTTCGGGGCTTCGCCCGACCATGTGTGCGCGCTGCCGGGCTCGGAGATCGGCATCCGCATGCTGGCGCGGCTGGGGCTGGGGGCGGACGCCGCGCATGTCGCGCCCGCCTATCGCAGCCATGAAGCCGCCTTCGAGGGCGCCGCGCCCATCGCCGTCGATGCGGTGGCGGCAGCGCGTTCAGCGGGACGCATGGTGCTGCTCGCCAACCCCAACAACCCCGATGGTCGCCTGCTGCCACGCGCCGCGCTCTGCGATGCCGCCGATGCCGGTGCCGGCTGGCTGATCGTCGACGAGGCCTTCGCCGACCTGCACCCGGACGAGAGCGTTGCCGCCGACGTCGCCGATCATCGCCGGCTGCTGGTGCTGCGCTCCTTCGGCAAATTCTTCGGCCTCGCCGGGCTGCGGCTGGGCTTCGCGGTCGCGCCGCGGCCGATCGTCGCCGCGCTGCGCGCGCTGCTTGGGGCGTGGCCGGTCTCCACGGCGGCCATTGCGATCGGCGTTGCGGCGTATCGCGACCGGGCGTGGATCGAGTCGATGCGGGAACGGCTCCGCGCCGATGCCGCCGCTCTCGATGCCATGCTGGCGCGTCACGGGCTGGTCGCGACTGGAGCCTCGCCTTTGTTCCGCCTCGTCGCGCATGACGATGCTGCGATGCTGTTCGACCGCCTCGCGCAGCATCACATCCTCTGCCGGCCCTTCGACTATGCGCCGCGCTGGCTGCGCTTCGGGCTGCCGGGCGATGCCATGGCGCGCGACCGGCTCGACCAGGCGCTGGCGCGTGGCTGA
- a CDS encoding SDR family NAD(P)-dependent oxidoreductase: MDIFSSGKVAVITGAASGIGLAAARRFAALGMQVCLVDRSDAVAAAAADIGHGAAGFVVDVADRAAVDALAAEIRARFGAVSVLMNNAAIHGGADALSSPDLWAQVIGINLMGVLHGVQAFVPAMVDGGQPGVVINTGSKQGITQPPGNTVYNVSKSAVKSLTEGLAHSLREATGGRVSAHLLIPGFTYTGMTAAAAKPAGAWSADQVVDFMLERLAASDFYILCPDNEVSRAVDAGRMAWAMGDIIENRPALSRWHPDHAQAFAAFMAERD; the protein is encoded by the coding sequence ATGGACATCTTCTCTTCGGGCAAGGTCGCGGTGATCACGGGTGCGGCGAGCGGCATCGGGCTGGCGGCCGCGCGGCGGTTCGCGGCGCTCGGCATGCAGGTCTGCCTTGTCGACCGATCGGATGCGGTCGCGGCGGCTGCGGCGGATATCGGCCACGGTGCCGCCGGCTTCGTCGTCGATGTCGCCGACCGCGCCGCGGTCGATGCGCTCGCCGCCGAGATCCGAGCGCGCTTCGGTGCCGTTTCCGTGCTGATGAACAATGCCGCCATCCATGGCGGCGCCGATGCGCTGTCCTCGCCCGATCTCTGGGCGCAGGTGATCGGCATCAACCTGATGGGCGTGCTCCACGGCGTTCAGGCGTTCGTGCCGGCGATGGTCGATGGCGGGCAGCCGGGGGTGGTGATCAACACCGGATCCAAGCAGGGCATCACCCAGCCGCCCGGCAACACCGTCTATAATGTCAGCAAGTCGGCGGTGAAATCGCTGACCGAGGGGCTGGCGCACAGCCTGCGCGAAGCGACCGGCGGCAGGGTGAGCGCGCATCTGCTGATCCCGGGCTTCACCTATACCGGCATGACGGCGGCAGCGGCAAAGCCGGCGGGCGCGTGGAGCGCGGATCAGGTGGTCGACTTCATGCTCGAGCGGCTTGCCGCCAGCGATTTCTACATCCTTTGCCCCGACAATGAGGTGTCGCGCGCGGTGGATGCCGGCCGCATGGCCTGGGCGATGGGCGATATCATCGAAAACCGACCGGCGCTGTCGCGCTGGCATCCCGATCATGCGCAGGCCTTCGCCGCCTTCATGGCGGAGCGCGATTGA
- a CDS encoding DUF5597 domain-containing protein, producing MPMKTRFLSAALGGLLLITGTAAGAQAKGDLPRLETRNGRHALIVDGAPFVMLGGQVNNSSNYAEPLTKVWPILDRIAANTIEIPIAWQQLEPEEGRFDFAFVQHLLDEARKHDKRIVLLWFGAYKNTGYGYAPDWVKRDNRRFPRMKTRDGKDHDVLTPLAAATLEADRRAFVQLMTYIRDHDAQNSVIMVQPENEVGSYRNPRDYSAAAQKLFDAPVPATLAKALRKPAGTWTQMFGDQADRMFNTWHTARYVEALAAAGKAIKPLPMYVNAALSDPFKTPDPMGVASGGPQGDVIDIWKAGAPSIDVAAPDIYDRASRNVFRHLDLYARPDNALMVPEIGNAREYARYFWAALGRGAIGYAPFGMDDTGYFNYPLGARSFDDATLDAVAAKYRVIGGAMRDWARIAYERPTWGAARPDDGSPLSTTMGDWTITANFGEWQFGQKEWTFLKTDPTPWGAEPVGGMVVAQLSADEFLLTGDFVRVRFAARAGTPENAMMLRVEEGHFEAGKWVMDRVWNGDQTDYGLNLIDKPVWLKVTMGRYR from the coding sequence ATGCCGATGAAGACCCGCTTCCTCTCCGCCGCGCTGGGCGGCTTGCTGCTGATCACCGGCACCGCCGCCGGCGCGCAGGCGAAAGGCGATCTGCCGCGGCTGGAAACGCGCAACGGCCGCCACGCGCTGATCGTTGACGGCGCGCCCTTCGTGATGCTGGGCGGGCAGGTGAACAACAGCAGCAACTATGCCGAACCGCTCACCAAGGTCTGGCCGATCCTCGATCGCATCGCCGCCAATACGATCGAAATCCCGATCGCGTGGCAGCAACTGGAGCCCGAAGAGGGGCGCTTCGATTTCGCCTTCGTCCAGCACCTGCTCGACGAGGCGCGCAAGCATGACAAGCGCATCGTGCTGCTGTGGTTCGGCGCCTACAAGAATACCGGCTATGGCTATGCGCCGGACTGGGTAAAGCGCGACAATCGCCGCTTCCCGCGGATGAAGACGCGCGACGGCAAGGACCATGACGTGCTGACGCCGCTCGCCGCGGCGACGCTGGAGGCGGACCGGCGCGCCTTCGTGCAACTGATGACCTACATCCGCGATCATGATGCGCAGAACAGCGTCATCATGGTGCAGCCGGAAAACGAGGTCGGCAGCTATCGCAACCCGCGCGATTACAGCGCGGCCGCGCAGAAGCTGTTCGATGCGCCGGTGCCGGCAACGCTCGCCAAAGCGCTGCGCAAGCCGGCGGGGACCTGGACGCAGATGTTCGGCGACCAGGCCGATCGCATGTTCAACACCTGGCACACCGCACGCTATGTCGAGGCGCTGGCCGCCGCCGGCAAGGCGATCAAGCCGCTGCCGATGTACGTCAACGCCGCGCTGTCGGACCCGTTCAAGACGCCCGACCCCATGGGCGTCGCCAGCGGCGGGCCGCAGGGCGACGTGATCGACATCTGGAAGGCCGGTGCGCCCTCGATCGATGTCGCCGCGCCCGACATCTATGACCGCGCCAGCCGCAACGTCTTCCGTCACCTCGATCTCTATGCGCGGCCGGACAATGCGCTGATGGTGCCCGAGATCGGCAATGCCCGCGAATATGCCCGCTATTTCTGGGCGGCGCTGGGGCGCGGCGCGATCGGCTATGCGCCCTTCGGCATGGATGATACCGGCTATTTCAACTATCCGCTGGGCGCGCGCAGCTTCGACGATGCCACGCTCGATGCGGTGGCGGCGAAGTACCGGGTGATCGGCGGCGCGATGCGCGATTGGGCGCGGATCGCCTATGAACGGCCGACCTGGGGCGCGGCGCGGCCCGACGACGGCAGCCCGCTCAGCACGACGATGGGCGACTGGACGATCACTGCCAACTTCGGTGAATGGCAGTTCGGCCAGAAGGAGTGGACTTTCCTCAAGACCGACCCGACCCCCTGGGGTGCCGAGCCTGTCGGCGGCATGGTGGTGGCGCAGCTTTCGGCGGACGAATTCCTGCTGACCGGCGATTTCGTCCGCGTCCGTTTCGCTGCGCGCGCGGGTACGCCCGAAAATGCGATGATGCTGCGGGTGGAAGAAGGGCATTTCGAAGCCGGCAAATGGGTGATGGATCGCGTGTGGAACGGCGACCAGACCGATTATGGTCTCAACCTGATCGACAAGCCGGTCTGGCTGAAGGTGACGATGGGCCGCTATCGCTGA
- a CDS encoding L-rhamnose mutarotase, with protein sequence MRHVLLIDLVDEAQAIADYEAWHAAGAVPPAINASIRDAGILAMEIYRTGNRLVMVMETAPGYDAAAKAAADAASPAVQAWETQMDAVQRPLPWAMPGSKWTPADRIYSLDEQP encoded by the coding sequence ATGCGGCATGTGTTGCTGATCGATCTTGTCGACGAGGCGCAGGCGATCGCCGACTATGAGGCATGGCATGCCGCCGGCGCGGTGCCGCCGGCGATCAACGCCAGCATCCGCGATGCCGGCATCCTTGCGATGGAGATCTACCGCACCGGCAATCGGCTGGTGATGGTGATGGAAACCGCACCCGGTTACGACGCGGCGGCAAAGGCTGCCGCGGATGCCGCCAGCCCGGCCGTGCAGGCGTGGGAAACGCAGATGGACGCGGTGCAGCGGCCGCTGCCCTGGGCGATGCCGGGCAGCAAATGGACTCCCGCCGACCGCATCTATTCGCTCGACGAACAGCCATGA
- a CDS encoding TonB-dependent receptor — protein MMTELVRLPRRATRHALLFTTAIAGSILGSAPALAQDAVAVPAEPQSAQGGSGNAAEDATTEEIVVTGVRASLSSAQSIKQNADQIVDSIVAEDIGKLPDRNVAEALQRITGIQIQRNFGEGSQVAIRGLSQVRTEINGRDIFTANSGRTLSLEDVPSELLAGVDVYKNPSAEMIEGGLGGLINLRTRKPFDFDGFKLSASGSLNHYDLYETTKPQANLLVSNRWDTGIGEIGLLVDLAYQETAFRQDQISSQPFFLLNEAVAADAATAAGLGRTGQPTYLPHGVGIGQYLGDRRRIGVDVALQWRPSDTLEFTAEYIRSDYKFRYGDYSFFAYTGDNPITPDFSQPFAFDEDGNFRSGTFVNVPVDSNTSLERRKSVTNDYSLNAKWTPTENLTLKGDFQYIRGTTDGERSIVILHSNAERLYQAVGDGVPTMIISPDSNPANGNGNLLDPASYATSPGAYLDHIERAVGTEYAGRLDAEYRFDGSFLRSISAGVRYTDRSAVTDSSTYAYYGFTRPLADDLYQLRVFGNDLYRGGAAVPEGALFFNRGIVLDYDATRAALAPYAADSQRQALLDGVSYVPSDRNTQGEKTYTGYAVARFGIDSGLRIDGNIGVRVVKTEVSTDGFSVQTPQVTGPDGTPMNGPISYVPISADSSYTKVLPSLNLRFHLMDGLQLRLAASKGLTRPDFNQLNPNINIVELNSGSNRRTASSGNANLRPLEADQLDASLEWYFSKTGSIYGAAFYKKVDGFIANITSTETFDFGNGPFVVDVTRPVNGDNGKIKGFEVGGNTFFDFLPGFWSGFGVQANYTYVDSQAPSPDAQDTSGNQLSVPLEKLSKHSYNLIGFYDRGPVSARVAYNWRSSFVVTTRGNGSGNLPIFNAARGQVDASLTYTFTPNFALTVDGVNLTDTANRTYYGIPSRPQSHVLNDRRLSITARITY, from the coding sequence ATGATGACCGAGTTGGTCCGTTTGCCCCGGCGCGCCACGCGCCACGCCTTGCTCTTCACCACCGCCATCGCCGGATCGATCCTCGGCAGCGCGCCCGCGCTGGCGCAGGATGCCGTCGCGGTGCCGGCCGAGCCGCAGTCGGCCCAGGGTGGTAGCGGTAACGCCGCGGAGGATGCGACCACCGAGGAAATCGTCGTCACCGGCGTTCGCGCCAGCCTCAGCAGCGCGCAGTCGATCAAGCAGAATGCCGACCAGATCGTCGACTCGATCGTCGCCGAAGACATCGGCAAGCTGCCCGACCGCAACGTCGCCGAGGCGCTGCAGCGCATCACCGGTATCCAGATCCAGCGCAATTTCGGCGAGGGCAGCCAGGTCGCGATCCGCGGCCTCAGCCAGGTCCGCACCGAGATCAACGGGCGCGACATCTTCACCGCGAACAGCGGCCGCACGCTGAGCCTGGAGGACGTGCCCTCCGAACTGCTCGCCGGCGTCGACGTCTACAAGAACCCGTCGGCGGAGATGATCGAAGGCGGCCTCGGCGGCCTGATCAACCTGCGCACGCGCAAGCCGTTCGACTTCGACGGCTTCAAGCTCTCGGCCAGCGGCAGCCTCAACCATTACGACCTGTACGAGACGACCAAGCCGCAGGCGAACCTGCTCGTCTCCAACCGCTGGGATACCGGCATCGGCGAGATCGGACTGCTCGTCGACCTCGCCTATCAGGAAACCGCGTTCCGGCAGGACCAGATTTCGAGCCAGCCCTTCTTCCTGCTCAACGAGGCGGTGGCCGCCGATGCCGCGACCGCGGCGGGGCTCGGCCGCACCGGACAGCCGACCTATCTGCCGCACGGCGTCGGCATCGGCCAGTATCTCGGCGATCGCCGCCGCATCGGCGTGGATGTCGCGCTGCAATGGCGCCCGAGCGACACGCTGGAATTCACCGCGGAATATATCCGCTCGGACTATAAGTTCCGCTACGGCGACTACAGCTTCTTCGCCTATACGGGCGACAATCCGATCACGCCCGATTTCTCGCAGCCCTTCGCGTTCGACGAGGACGGCAATTTCAGAAGCGGTACCTTCGTCAATGTACCGGTCGATTCCAACACCAGCCTCGAACGGCGCAAGTCGGTCACCAACGATTATTCGCTGAACGCGAAATGGACGCCGACCGAGAATCTCACCCTGAAGGGTGATTTTCAATACATCCGCGGCACCACTGACGGCGAGCGGTCGATCGTCATCCTCCATTCCAACGCCGAGCGGCTCTACCAGGCCGTGGGTGACGGCGTGCCGACGATGATCATCTCGCCGGATTCGAACCCCGCGAACGGCAACGGCAATCTGCTCGATCCCGCCAGCTATGCGACCAGCCCCGGCGCCTATCTCGATCATATCGAGCGTGCGGTCGGTACCGAATATGCCGGCCGCCTCGACGCCGAATATCGCTTCGACGGCAGCTTCCTGCGCTCGATCTCGGCGGGCGTGCGCTACACCGATCGCTCGGCGGTGACCGACAGCAGCACCTATGCCTATTATGGCTTCACGCGGCCGCTGGCGGACGATCTCTACCAGCTTCGCGTGTTCGGGAACGATCTGTATCGCGGCGGCGCCGCGGTGCCAGAGGGGGCGCTGTTCTTCAACCGCGGCATCGTGCTCGATTATGACGCGACCCGCGCAGCGCTGGCGCCCTATGCCGCGGACAGCCAGCGACAGGCGCTGCTCGATGGCGTGTCCTATGTGCCCAGCGACCGCAACACGCAGGGCGAGAAGACCTATACCGGCTATGCGGTCGCGCGCTTCGGCATCGACAGCGGCTTGCGGATCGACGGCAATATCGGCGTGCGCGTCGTGAAGACCGAGGTCAGCACCGACGGCTTCAGCGTGCAGACGCCGCAGGTCACCGGCCCGGACGGCACCCCGATGAACGGACCGATCAGCTATGTCCCGATCAGCGCGGACTCCAGCTACACCAAGGTGCTGCCCAGCCTTAACCTGCGCTTCCACCTGATGGATGGGCTTCAGCTTCGCCTCGCCGCGTCGAAGGGGCTGACCCGCCCGGACTTCAACCAGCTCAATCCCAACATCAACATCGTCGAACTCAACTCGGGCAGCAACCGCCGCACCGCGAGCTCGGGCAATGCCAATCTGCGGCCGCTGGAAGCCGATCAGCTCGATGCGTCGCTCGAATGGTATTTCTCGAAGACCGGATCGATCTATGGCGCCGCCTTCTACAAGAAGGTCGATGGCTTCATCGCCAACATCACCTCGACCGAGACGTTCGATTTCGGCAATGGGCCGTTCGTCGTCGACGTCACCCGGCCGGTGAATGGAGACAATGGCAAGATCAAGGGCTTCGAGGTCGGCGGCAACACCTTCTTCGATTTCCTCCCCGGCTTCTGGTCCGGCTTCGGCGTCCAGGCCAACTATACCTATGTCGACAGCCAGGCGCCGAGCCCGGATGCGCAGGATACGTCGGGCAACCAGCTCAGCGTGCCGCTCGAGAAGCTGTCCAAGCATAGCTACAACCTGATCGGCTTCTACGATCGCGGTCCGGTCTCGGCGCGCGTCGCCTATAACTGGCGCAGCAGCTTCGTGGTGACGACGCGCGGCAACGGCAGCGGCAACCTGCCGATCTTCAACGCCGCGCGCGGCCAGGTCGATGCGTCCCTCACCTATACCTTCACGCCCAATTTCGCGCTGACGGTGGACGGGGTGAACCTGACCGATACTGCAAACAGGACCTATTACGGGATTCCCAGCCGTCCTCAGTCGCACGTGCTGAACGATCGCCGCCTCAGCATCACGGCGCGCATCACCTACTGA
- a CDS encoding IclR family transcriptional regulator, which produces MNGKTRYQAPALKKGLEILELLATASEPLNMTDISAALGRSVSEIFRMLQVLEEHGYIARNGDGYRLTNRLFALGMAQPPVRELTSTALPVMQRLAHEAGQSCHLAVVSGAEMVVIVTAEAPGLAGFAVRVGYRRPLHRSNSGRILLAFQPPEARAAMLDDVRAGPEGMGDGELETLEARLDEIIAAHGAVAPSPMLNGITDLSAPILVGAAARAALTMPFVDGPASRVTLDESHRLVRAAAESIGDLLAPAVQAPPREPEQ; this is translated from the coding sequence ATGAACGGCAAGACCCGGTACCAGGCACCGGCGCTCAAAAAGGGTCTGGAGATCCTCGAACTGCTCGCCACCGCGAGCGAACCGCTGAACATGACCGACATCTCCGCGGCGCTCGGCCGCTCCGTGAGCGAGATTTTCCGCATGCTCCAGGTGCTGGAGGAACATGGCTATATCGCGCGCAACGGCGACGGTTATCGCCTGACCAACCGGCTGTTCGCGCTGGGCATGGCACAGCCGCCGGTGCGCGAGCTGACCTCCACCGCGCTGCCGGTGATGCAGCGGCTTGCGCATGAGGCGGGGCAGAGCTGCCACCTCGCCGTGGTCTCCGGCGCCGAGATGGTCGTGATCGTCACCGCCGAGGCCCCCGGCCTTGCCGGCTTCGCGGTGCGCGTCGGCTACCGGCGCCCGCTCCACCGGTCCAATTCCGGCCGGATCCTGCTCGCCTTCCAGCCCCCAGAGGCCCGTGCGGCGATGCTCGACGACGTGCGCGCCGGCCCCGAAGGAATGGGCGATGGCGAACTGGAGACGTTGGAAGCGCGACTGGACGAGATCATTGCCGCGCATGGCGCCGTCGCCCCCAGCCCGATGCTCAACGGCATCACCGACCTGTCGGCGCCCATCCTCGTCGGCGCGGCGGCGCGCGCTGCGCTGACGATGCCCTTCGTCGACGGTCCTGCCAGCCGCGTGACACTGGACGAATCCCATCGGCTCGTGCGAGCCGCAGCAGAGTCGATCGGTGACCTGCTCGCGCCCGCGGTGCAGGCACCGCCACGCGAGCCGGAGCAATGA